In Chitinophaga sp. H8, a single genomic region encodes these proteins:
- a CDS encoding SDR family NAD(P)-dependent oxidoreductase — translation MTAQFKQQVAVISGGADGLGKAIAQRLAAGGARLALFDRNEEKLQSTVSELTAAGYDAKGWRLDVAHEQDVINAFEAVIQAFGKVDVMVNSAGIVGATNTSILDYKTEDFDKVYAVNLRGAFLMAKYALQHMVPNGYGRVLLIASIAGKEGNPFMAGYSATKAGVIGLVKGLGKEFADKGITINGLAPAVIKTPMNADTAPEQLAYMTSKIPMGRLGTVEEVAAMVAFIVSKENSFSTGFVYDISGGRATY, via the coding sequence ATGACAGCACAATTTAAGCAGCAGGTAGCGGTGATATCCGGCGGAGCCGATGGACTGGGAAAAGCTATCGCACAGCGGCTGGCCGCTGGTGGCGCCAGGTTGGCGCTTTTTGACAGGAATGAAGAAAAGTTACAATCCACCGTTAGCGAACTCACCGCAGCGGGATATGATGCAAAAGGATGGCGGCTTGACGTAGCCCATGAACAGGATGTAATAAACGCGTTTGAAGCTGTGATACAGGCATTCGGGAAAGTGGATGTCATGGTTAATTCGGCAGGCATTGTAGGTGCCACCAATACATCCATCCTTGATTATAAAACGGAGGATTTTGATAAGGTATATGCGGTAAACCTGCGCGGAGCATTCCTGATGGCCAAATATGCACTGCAACACATGGTCCCCAACGGCTACGGACGCGTACTGTTAATTGCATCCATCGCAGGCAAAGAAGGCAATCCCTTTATGGCCGGGTATTCCGCCACCAAGGCTGGTGTAATAGGGCTGGTAAAGGGACTGGGCAAAGAGTTTGCCGATAAAGGAATCACCATTAACGGCCTGGCGCCGGCAGTGATCAAAACACCCATGAATGCAGATACCGCCCCGGAACAACTGGCATATATGACCAGCAAGATCCCCATGGGGCGCCTGGGCACAGTGGAAGAAGTAGCCGCAATGGTTGCATTCATCGTTTCAAAAGAAAATAGTTTTTCAACAGGATTTGTTTACGATATATCAGGAGGGAGGGCTACATATTAA
- a CDS encoding mandelate racemase/muconate lactonizing enzyme family protein: MKIESIDFFYLSMPEVLDIGDGSQDAALVRVRAGGLEGWGECEAAPLPTIAAYVCPMSHSACKPVKASVEGMELNTPGDILKISKKVHENSFDLLQADHTLSGIDIALWDLLGKRLNEPVYKLLGYKKAHSKVPYASQLFGDTAEETYQKAVQARNAGYKAVKFGWGPIGRSTAAVDEAHFRAAREGLGKEHYLMIDIGTCWGEDVTAATARLQALKEINAYWLEEPFANMALDAYSQLAGSKPQVPLAAGEGCNNFVQAAAMIHHAGLRFVQIDTGRIGGITAAKRVAELAVNRGITYVNHTFTSHLALSASLQPYAGLENDIICEYPFEPKQLALDITANQLSINEHGTVHVPDQPGLGLTVDPERIRKYLVNTEIKVNGKILYQTPNLL; encoded by the coding sequence ATGAAAATTGAATCCATAGACTTTTTTTATTTAAGTATGCCGGAGGTATTGGACATTGGTGACGGCAGCCAGGATGCGGCATTGGTACGCGTACGCGCAGGTGGACTGGAAGGTTGGGGAGAATGCGAGGCCGCTCCCTTGCCCACTATTGCCGCTTATGTATGCCCCATGTCGCACAGCGCTTGTAAACCGGTGAAAGCATCTGTAGAAGGGATGGAATTAAATACGCCCGGCGATATTTTAAAGATCAGCAAAAAGGTACACGAAAACAGTTTCGATCTATTGCAGGCAGATCATACGTTATCCGGTATTGATATCGCCCTCTGGGACCTGCTGGGAAAGCGCTTAAACGAACCTGTTTACAAGCTGCTCGGATATAAAAAGGCCCATTCCAAAGTACCTTATGCATCGCAGTTGTTTGGCGATACCGCAGAGGAAACTTATCAAAAGGCTGTACAGGCCCGGAACGCCGGGTACAAGGCCGTTAAATTTGGATGGGGCCCTATCGGGCGTAGTACCGCAGCAGTTGATGAAGCTCACTTCCGGGCAGCAAGAGAAGGATTAGGTAAAGAGCATTACCTGATGATTGACATTGGCACCTGTTGGGGAGAAGATGTAACGGCTGCAACAGCGCGGCTGCAGGCGCTCAAAGAAATAAATGCCTACTGGCTGGAGGAACCTTTTGCCAATATGGCGCTGGATGCTTATAGCCAGTTAGCCGGAAGCAAGCCACAGGTACCGCTTGCGGCCGGTGAGGGATGTAACAATTTTGTACAGGCGGCTGCCATGATCCATCATGCAGGTCTCCGGTTCGTACAAATTGATACCGGAAGAATAGGTGGAATTACGGCCGCCAAACGGGTAGCGGAGCTGGCCGTAAACAGGGGAATTACTTATGTTAATCACACATTTACTTCACACCTGGCATTAAGCGCATCGCTGCAACCCTATGCAGGGCTTGAAAATGATATTATCTGTGAATATCCTTTTGAGCCCAAACAACTGGCACTGGACATCACTGCCAACCAGTTGAGCATAAACGAGCATGGCACCGTCCATGTGCCAGACCAACCAGGATTGGGGCTGACAGTAGATCCGGAACGTATTCGTAAATATCTGGTGAACACCGAAATTAAAGTGAACGGAAAGATACTCTATCAAACCCCCAATTTATTATAA